CATGGCAATCGCCGTAGCTAAAGACACACGCTTGCGTTCACGCGGCTGCACCGCCACAGGCGTAGCGGCCCACTGCTGCCCGTTATCAGCGCCATGCTCGCCTTGACCATTGGCAGAAGGATACGTGCCGGCGTCCTTGTGACCCTGAGCATTTCCGGCAGCGTAGTGCTGCGTGGGGTGTTCTGCTTGGCGCCAGCCCGATGCCGCATCGCCGTGCTGGGAGGCCTGCGGCTGGGCCGGTTGGGTGTGCTGCGGCTGGGCCTGCTGGGCGTGCTGCGGCTGTGCCTGCTGGGCTGCGTGGGAGTGTTGGTTGTGCTGACCATAAGGGCTTTGCACTCGCTCTAGCTTGGAGGTTTCCTCCGTGGAACGCTGCGCAAAAGGATCGCTGGTGGGATGGTTCATTGGCTCGTTATTAGACCCGCGGGTGGGCTCATTGGGATCAGTCATGGTGGATACTATGCAACCACAGACTGCCCCGGTACTGGAATCACACTTAGCAATTCATTGCCAGTTCCTGTGAGCTTGCTTGGAACACCGCCCGCGCTGCAACCCACACCGCGCTGGGGCAACACCACCCCGCAAAACAACCCGCAACCGGAGCAACCCACCCTGGAGCTACCCACCCAGCAGCACCACCAGGCAGTCGGATACCTGCAAAAGAAAAACCGCCACCTTCAAGCAGGTGGCGGTTGTTTTCTAGGGGAGCTTAGAACTGCTCAACCTCTACAAGACCAAGCTGAGCGGCCTTGACCAAACGGCGCGGAATGCGCACGGTCTGGCCGTCAATCTTGACTTCCTGGAGGGCGACGTTGTCGGCCTTCCACTGGGAACGACGGGAGCGCGTGTTAGCACGCGACATGCGACGCTTCGGTACTGCCATGGTATTTCCCTCCTCTTAAGCCTTCTTCTTGCGGCGGGCCATGCCACCGAAACGACGCTGGAACTTCTCAACACGGCCAGCGGTGTCCATAACACGCTGAGCACCGGTCCAGAAGGGGTGAGATTCGCTGGTCACGTCAACGACGATCAGCGGGTACTCATTGCCATCTTCCCATTCAACGGTGCGCTGGCTGGTTGCGGTGGAGCGGGTGAGGAACTTGGTTCCGGTGCCCGCATCCTGGAAGACTACCGGGTGGTAGTCCGGGTGGATGTCTTTCTTCATATGTCGATTCCCTCAGGATTGATACTTCAGGTCGCTTCTACGCCACATGCGCAGATCGTGCCTGAGTTGGGTTCGCTTACTCGAAGCTCCGCGATCAGCACGGAGACAACTTTGCGTATCTTACACCCCGCCGCCGCTTCTAGCTAATCGACGCCCCACGCCCGCCATATCCAACGCCCGCGCGGGGATACTTATATATAAGGTCTTCTCCACTACCCCACCGCCAGCACAGCTTGCATACTGGGCGGCTTGGAAGCCCATGCGTCACAGTGGCCACAGTTTCTTAGGCGATTAGGTCTTGACGCGCCTTTGGAGTATGGTTGTCTCTTGCTGTTGTCGAAATTGTTCGTATATCGCCCTCGTCAACTTCCTCTCCGCACTATTGACCTGCTTAAACGCAGTGAAATGGCGCGGAATTTTGCAGGTATTGAACGTGGGCGGCTAGGAGAAAGAAACCCATGTCGGCTATTTGCCAGGTCACGGGACGCAAGCCGTCGTTCGGCAAGTCCGTCTCGCACTCGCACCGACGCACGTCTCGCCGTTGGAACCCCAACGTGCAGCGTCGTAAGTTCTACCTGCCCTCCGAGGGCCGTACCATCACCCTGAATGTTTCCACCAAGGGTCTGAAGATTATCGACCGCGACGGCATCGAGTCCGTTGTGGCAAAGCTTCGAGCACGTGGGGAGAAGATCTAAAAGATGGCACGTAATGACATTCGTCCGATCATCAAGCTGAAGTCTACGGCTGGCACCGGTTACACCTACGTCACCCGTAAGAACAAGCGCAATAACCCCGACCGCATCACGCTGAAGAAGTACGATCCGGTAGCCCGCAAGCACGTCGAATTCCGCGAGGAGCGATAATCTATGGCTAAGAAGTCCAAGATCGCCAAGAACGAGCAGCGCAAGGAAATCGTCGCCCGCTACGCGGAGCGCCGTAACGAGCTCAAGGCAATCATCAAGAACCCGAATTCCACCGACGAAGAGCGCCTGGACGCACAGTTCGAGCTGAACCGTCAGCCCCGCGACGCCTCCCCGGTACGCGTACGCAACCGCGACTCCCGCGATGGTCGCCCCCGTGGCTACCTGCGCAAGTTCGGTGTTTCCCGTGTCCGTATGCGCGAGATGGCTCACCGCGGTGAGCTGCCTGGTGTTCGTAAGTCCAGCTGGTAATCAGGGAGTTTTCAAATGAAGCGCAATAACATGAAGAAGGCGCGGATGGAGCAGTCCCGCCGCCCCAAGAAGAATCCGCTCAAGGCTAAAGGCGTTGAGAAGGTGGACTACAAGGACATCGAAACCTTGCGTCTGTTCATCTCCGATCGCCACAAGATCCGTTCCCGTCGCGTGACCGGCCTGACCCCGCAGCAGCAGCGTCAGGTTGCCACCGCCGTGAAGAACGCCCGCGAAATGGCTCTCCTGCCGTTCACCAGCCGCTAAATTTCGGCTAGGGCAATTTACGCCCGCACACGCGGGCAACGACAGCACTGAAGCGCCCCCAGAGTTTTCACTCTGGCGGGCGCGTTGTCGTATCTACGGCCATGGCCTTTGGTGCCAACTGCTACATTTTAAAGGCGCGGTACATGCCAACCCGGCACATGCCATCTAAACCCCAACCTTGATAAAAGGAGCCTCACCTTGTTGCATGAGTCGCTCGAAGATCTCTCTGAGGTGGCCCAGCACTGCGATGATCTCGCTACCGTTCGCGGCGTGATCGCAGAAAGCCAAGACCTCATGCGCAATGCTGTGGATCACGCCGCCAAGCCCCAAGAACTTGTGGCCTGGTATTCACGCCTCATTAGCGATGCTTTGCACAGCGAAGGCGTACTAGAAGCCACCGGCGGGCTCAGGCTCGTGTTATCCGGGGCTGTGGGGCGCGGCGATGCGCTGCCTTCCTCTACCATCACCTGGCTGGCACTCTCCCCCACCGGCGGCCACGACGAGGTTGCAGATACTACCGATGTGGTGGCGGGAATGTTGCGCGATCTTGGGCTCAATGTTGCACAGGCCTCGCTTCGCTCGGCTCCGGCTAGCAGGCAGCAATGGCTTGAACGCATCGAGGCAGCCACCGGTCAAACCTTGGCCTTCTATGCAGATGCCGGCACCTGGTCGCTTCGTCGGGTCAACGATCTTTCCCCCACCGAGGATCTATTGCAGCAAGCACTAGCACTGCAGCCGCCTTTGGTGCACAGCCAGCAAGGTTTGCCAAGTACGGCCGCTGTGGTTTCTGTACGCGATCAGCTCCTTGCTCCCATCGTGGGGCTTGCGCGTTGGGCTGGTGTCGCTGCCGAATGCCCAAGCGCTGCCACCCCAGATCGCTTGCAGTATGCCCAGCACGCTCAGATCTTAAGCGAGACGGAAGTGACCTCGTTGCTGCAGGCTTTCGACGCCGCCCAGGATCTGGAATTGCAGCGTTGGCGCCAGCGCGTGCAGGCAGCCCACACCACACCGGCTAGCCTGACGGCCATTCAGCGCAGTGTGTTTGGTGCGAGTGCCCGCCTTGTTGCCGATGTGATGCGCGCGGTGCAGCAACGCAATCATGGCGTTGATGTGCCCGGTTCCGGCGCTAGCGTAGAATAGACTGATATTTTCTAAGCCAAAGTGGTAAAGCCTGATTATCTCGCTTCACCCTAAGGCAAGTGTTGGATTCATAAGCTGGCATGTTCCAGCTTGGTCGTTGTGAGATGAAAGTGGTGACACCATGGCAGGAGCCGTCGGACGCCCGCGCAAGCATAGCCCGCGCCGTCGCGGTAATACTGCTCGCGAGGAGATCTTAGACGCCTCCGCGGAACTGTTCACTACCCGCGGTTTTGCCACCACCTCTACCCACCAGATCGCCGATTCGGTGGGTATCCGCCAGGCATCGCTGTACTACCACTTTCCTTCTAAGACGGAAATCTTTTTAACTCTGCTCAATTCCACGGTGGAGCCTTCGACTCGTTTGGCAGCAAGCCTGCACGATGTGGATGCTGAACCCACCTTGCGTTTGTGGGCGCTCACGGCCGCCGAGAGCCGTCTGCTGCTTTCTACCAGGTGGAATATTGGCAGGCTGTATCAACTGCCGGTGGCCTCCTCTGAGGAGTTCGCCGCTTATCACGAGCAGCGTGCGGCCTTGGCGGGAGTCTTCCGCGACTTGGCTGCAGCGATCGTTGGCGAGGATGATCCTCGGGTGGATCTTCCCTTCCACATCGCCTTGAGCGTGATTGAAATGCGCGCAAATGATGGCGTGATTCCCGAGGAACTAAGCCAAGACCACCTGCCGGCGCTTGCCATTATGCTTGCCGACGCCGCGCTTGCAGTCCTCGGCGCCCCCTTGCCCGAGCAGCGCGAACAACGCACCCTTGCCCTGCTTGCCGAGGTAGCCAAGGAAAGCTAATTAGCTATTCAGGTTTGCCCGCTCGAGTACGCGCTCGGCCTGGGCAATCAGTGGTGCATCCACCATTTCCCCGTCGAGCTTAAAAGCACCCGGATACTGCGAGGCCTTCTCTACTACCCTTTGAGCCCACTGCACTTGCTGCGGCTCAGGCGCATAGGCGCGGCGCACCACCGCAATCTGCTTTGGGTGGATGCAGGCAGTTGCAGCGAAACCGCTGCGGGCTGCATCCACGGCCTCTTCAAATTGGCCTGCCTCGTCGTGGAAATCTGCGTGCACCGCATCGATGCTGATCTTGCCTGCGGCAGCGGCATGAATATGCATCAGTGCGCGGGTGGTGCGCATGGTGTCTCGATACGCCAGGCGGTGGGGTTCGTCGTCAAGATAGCGTGAGTGGGTGCCACCAAGCATGGTGGTGAGATCTTCTGCACCCCAGAACAAGCCAACAACATTGGGGTGCGTTGCAATGTCTTGAAGGTGTACAACCGCCAGCGGGGTTTCGATCATGGCGATGACGTGGAATTCATCCAGGCCTTCAGGAATTTGCTCATAGACCTTCGGCAGCATAACGGTGCGGTATTCGGTGCTGCGCACAAATTCGATGTCTTCTTCAAAGTGCTCATCGCTTGGGCCTACGGTGCGCACGATGGTGGTGGCGGGGTCGAGTCCCGCCTCGCGGATATTTTGATAGGCCTGTTGCCGATCAAGGTTGCCTGCACCGTCTTCTAAATCGAGGATCACCATGTCTGCCTGAGCAGCAGCTTTTGGTATCACCTCTGCGCGATTTGCGGGGGCAAACAGGAGTGCAGGTCCAGGAATTGCGAAGCTCATGGCCATAAGCCTAGTGCCCCAGGCGATTGCCTGGGGCACGAGCAGGATTGCTGATTTTAGCCTTTAGTGAGCGAAGTGGCGTGCACCGGTGAGGTACATGGTCACGCCTGCGTTATTGGCAGCCTCGATCACCTCGGCATCGCGGATGGATCCGCCAGGCTGCACGACAGCACGCACACCGGCTTGGGCGAGTACCTCGAAGCCATCGGCAAAGGGGAAGAAAGCATCAGAGGCGGCCACGGCACCTTCGGCACGCTTGGCACCCTGACCTAGGGTATTGGCGCGTTCTACGGCCAATTTGGCTGCGTCCACGCGGTTGACCTGGCCCATGCCCACACCAACGGTGGCGCCGTCTTTGGTAAGCAAGATGGCATTCGACTTCACTGCACGCACGCTGCGCCAGGCAAAGACGAGCTCTGCAAGCAAGGCCTCGTCTGCCGGATCGCCTGCGGCCAAGGTCCAGTTGGCTGGGTCATCGCCTTCGGCATTGACAAGGTCGCGTTGTTGCACCAGCAGCCCGCCTGAGATCTGGCGCTGCTCGAGCACATCGCGTTCAGGCTTGGGTGCCACGAGGATGCGAATGTTCTTCTTTTGAGCAAGCACCTCTACTGCACCGTCTTCATAGCCGGGCGCGATGATTACTTCGGTAAAGATTTCGGCTACCTGCTTGGCCATCTCCACGCTTACTTCGCGGTTACAGGCGATCACACCACCGAAGGCTGATACCGGGTCGCAGGCATGCGCATTGCGGTGCGCTGCGGCGATGGAGGTTTCCGATACCGCGATACCGCAGGGGTTTGCGTGCTTAATAATGGCCACGCAAGGCTGCTCGTGGTCCCAGGCGGCACGCCAAGCGGCATCGGCATCGGTGTAGTTATTAAAGCTCATTTCCTTGCCGTGCAACTGCTCGGCCTGAGCCAATCCACCATGTTCTGCAGGGTCGATATACAGTGCCGCACTCTGGTGGGGGTTTTCGCCATAGCGAAGCACATTGGCTCGCTCATAGGTGTGGCCTTGCCATGCGGGGAAGAGTTCGTCGGAAAGCTGCTCGCCCATCCAGCTTGCTACAGCCACGTCATAGCTGGCGGTGTGGCGGAATGCTTCGCAAGCCAATTCGGTGCGCTCTGCGCGGGTGAAACCGCCGCGGCCGATGGCCTCGACTACTTCCTGATAGTGATCCGGGTTGACCACCACGGCAACGGATGGGTG
This window of the Corynebacterium pseudopelargi genome carries:
- the rpmF gene encoding 50S ribosomal protein L32 translates to MAVPKRRMSRANTRSRRSQWKADNVALQEVKIDGQTVRIPRRLVKAAQLGLVEVEQF
- a CDS encoding type B 50S ribosomal protein L31, encoding MKKDIHPDYHPVVFQDAGTGTKFLTRSTATSQRTVEWEDGNEYPLIVVDVTSESHPFWTGAQRVMDTAGRVEKFQRRFGGMARRKKKA
- the rpmB gene encoding 50S ribosomal protein L28, giving the protein MSAICQVTGRKPSFGKSVSHSHRRTSRRWNPNVQRRKFYLPSEGRTITLNVSTKGLKIIDRDGIESVVAKLRARGEKI
- the rpmG gene encoding 50S ribosomal protein L33, which encodes MARNDIRPIIKLKSTAGTGYTYVTRKNKRNNPDRITLKKYDPVARKHVEFREER
- the rpsN gene encoding 30S ribosomal protein S14; this translates as MAKKSKIAKNEQRKEIVARYAERRNELKAIIKNPNSTDEERLDAQFELNRQPRDASPVRVRNRDSRDGRPRGYLRKFGVSRVRMREMAHRGELPGVRKSSW
- the rpsR gene encoding 30S ribosomal protein S18, translated to MKRNNMKKARMEQSRRPKKNPLKAKGVEKVDYKDIETLRLFISDRHKIRSRRVTGLTPQQQRQVATAVKNAREMALLPFTSR
- a CDS encoding putative nucleotidyltransferase substrate binding domain-containing protein, producing MLHESLEDLSEVAQHCDDLATVRGVIAESQDLMRNAVDHAAKPQELVAWYSRLISDALHSEGVLEATGGLRLVLSGAVGRGDALPSSTITWLALSPTGGHDEVADTTDVVAGMLRDLGLNVAQASLRSAPASRQQWLERIEAATGQTLAFYADAGTWSLRRVNDLSPTEDLLQQALALQPPLVHSQQGLPSTAAVVSVRDQLLAPIVGLARWAGVAAECPSAATPDRLQYAQHAQILSETEVTSLLQAFDAAQDLELQRWRQRVQAAHTTPASLTAIQRSVFGASARLVADVMRAVQQRNHGVDVPGSGASVE
- a CDS encoding TetR/AcrR family transcriptional regulator; amino-acid sequence: MAGAVGRPRKHSPRRRGNTAREEILDASAELFTTRGFATTSTHQIADSVGIRQASLYYHFPSKTEIFLTLLNSTVEPSTRLAASLHDVDAEPTLRLWALTAAESRLLLSTRWNIGRLYQLPVASSEEFAAYHEQRAALAGVFRDLAAAIVGEDDPRVDLPFHIALSVIEMRANDGVIPEELSQDHLPALAIMLADAALAVLGAPLPEQREQRTLALLAEVAKES
- a CDS encoding HpcH/HpaI aldolase/citrate lyase family protein gives rise to the protein MSFAIPGPALLFAPANRAEVIPKAAAQADMVILDLEDGAGNLDRQQAYQNIREAGLDPATTIVRTVGPSDEHFEEDIEFVRSTEYRTVMLPKVYEQIPEGLDEFHVIAMIETPLAVVHLQDIATHPNVVGLFWGAEDLTTMLGGTHSRYLDDEPHRLAYRDTMRTTRALMHIHAAAAGKISIDAVHADFHDEAGQFEEAVDAARSGFAATACIHPKQIAVVRRAYAPEPQQVQWAQRVVEKASQYPGAFKLDGEMVDAPLIAQAERVLERANLNS
- the purH gene encoding bifunctional phosphoribosylaminoimidazolecarboxamide formyltransferase/IMP cyclohydrolase, whose protein sequence is MSEDRKAIKRALISVYDKTGLEHLARALNDAGVEIVSTGSTAAKIADLGIAVTPVEELTGFPECLEGRVKTLHPKVHAGILADTRKEDHLSQLEQLGVDAFQLVVVNLYPFTQTVASGADFDACVEQIDIGGPSMVRAAAKNHPSVAVVVNPDHYQEVVEAIGRGGFTRAERTELACEAFRHTASYDVAVASWMGEQLSDELFPAWQGHTYERANVLRYGENPHQSAALYIDPAEHGGLAQAEQLHGKEMSFNNYTDADAAWRAAWDHEQPCVAIIKHANPCGIAVSETSIAAAHRNAHACDPVSAFGGVIACNREVSVEMAKQVAEIFTEVIIAPGYEDGAVEVLAQKKNIRILVAPKPERDVLEQRQISGGLLVQQRDLVNAEGDDPANWTLAAGDPADEALLAELVFAWRSVRAVKSNAILLTKDGATVGVGMGQVNRVDAAKLAVERANTLGQGAKRAEGAVAASDAFFPFADGFEVLAQAGVRAVVQPGGSIRDAEVIEAANNAGVTMYLTGARHFAH